The Manihot esculenta cultivar AM560-2 chromosome 11, M.esculenta_v8, whole genome shotgun sequence genome includes a region encoding these proteins:
- the LOC110626482 gene encoding rho GTPase-activating protein 1 isoform X1 gives MTEVLHSPSHFPSSPSTTFASNSSSCAPEATSLSCASPRQLPSIQGNGGGSGDTQEEEGSPVTFSDPDEDFVKAREKKQREQLSLLALVVTLFRKSLVACKSDRRELCAMEIGWPTNVRHVAHVTFDRFNGFLGLPVEFEPEVPRRAPSASQTVFGVSTESMQLSYDSRGNSVPMILLLMQRHLYAQGGLQAEGIFRINAENSQEEYVRDQLNRGVVPEGIDVHCLAGLIKAWFRELPTGVLDSLSPEQVMQCQTEEDCAELARRLPPIETALLDWAINLMADIVQQEHVNKMNARNIAMVFAPNMTQVGAYVVLLGFELKCYLEKEELSMADPLTALMYAVQVMNFLKTLILRTLRVRKDSMVEPTPISRLEPFDENGHQSSSQSCVEATIKDNEKTAQTFTAEEPVVESSCNYSQSNVITDGENHRYTISAEQLIAKGYQSCDAASQVDTFINESDAGIVNGLKIGVHARPGQSKVGQSSSSNLRKNPGKINRQQSILCMTMPIEKTAGLSNLRRIDSRMELIEAWR, from the exons ATGACTGAGGTCCTCCATTCCCCTTCTCATTTCCCTTCTTCACCAAGCACCACTTTTGCTTCTAATTCTTCTTCTTGCGCCCCTGAAGCAACTTCCTTATCCTGCGCATCTCCCAGGCAACTTCCTTCAATACAAGGTAATGGTGGCGGTAGTGGTGATACTCAGGAGGAGGAGGGTTCTCCGGTGACTTTCTCTGACCCAGATGAAGACTTTGTGAAGGCCAGAGAGAAGAAACAGAGGGAACAGCTTTCTTTGTTGGCTCTGGTCGTCACTCTGTTTAGGAAATCTTTGGTGGCTTGCAAGAGTGATAGAAGGGAGCTTTGTGCCATGGAGATCGGTTGGCCAACCAATGTTCGCCATGTGGCTCATGTTACCTTCGACAGGTTCAATGGTTTCCTGGGCTTGCCTGTGGAGTTCGAGCCTGAAGTGCCTAGGAGGGCTCCCAGTGCTAG TCAAACTGTCTTTGGAGTTTCAACAGAATCCATGCAGTTGTCTTATGACTCCAGAGGGAACAGTGTACCAATGATACTCTTGCTAATGCAAAGGCATTTGTATGCTCAGGGAGGCTTGCAG GCTGAAGGGATTTTCAGAATTAATGCAGAAAATAGTCAGGAAGAATATGTGAGGGATCAATTGAATAGAGGAGTGGTACCAGAAGGTATTGATGTACACTGTTTAGCAGGACTTATCAAG GCTTGGTTTAGAGAGCTCCCAACTGGAGTTCTCGATTCTCTGTCGCCTGAGCAAGTCATGCAATGCCAAACAGAAGAAGATTGTGCTGAGCTTGCTAGGCGTCTACCCCCTATAGAAACTGCCCTACTGGATTGGGCCATCAATCTGATGGCCGACATTGTCCAGCAAGAACATGTAAACAAGATGAATGCCCGCAACATAGCCATGGTTTTTGCACCAAACATGACTCAG GTTGGGGCTTATGTGGTACTTTTGGGCTTTGAACTAAAATGCTATTTAGAAAAGGAAGAATTATCC ATGGCAGATCCTTTGACTGCACTAATGTATGCGGTTCAAGTGATGAACTTTCTCAAGACACTTATCTTAAGGACACTGCGAGTAAGAAAAGATTCCATGGTGGAGCCAACTCCTATTTCACGTCTTGAGCCGTTTGATGAGAATGGCCATCAGAGCTCTTCACAGTCCTGTGTGGAAGCTACTATAAAAGACAATGAAAAGACAGCACAAACTTTCACTGCTGAAGAACCTGTTGTTGAAAGTTCCTGCAACTATAGTCAAAGTAATGTCATAACCGATGGAGAAAATCACAGGTATACTATATCTGCTGAGCAGTTAATTGCCAAAGGATATCAATCTTGTGATGCTGCTTCTCAGGTCGATACATTTATCAACGAATCTGATGCTGGTATTGTCAATGGTCTAAAAATTGGTGTTCATGCAAGACCTGGGCAAAGCAAGGTTGGTCAATCAAGCAGTTCAAATCTCAGAAAGAATCCTGGTAAGATAAATAGGCAGCAATCTATACTGTGTATGACGATGCCTATTGAGAAGACAGCTGGACTTAGCAACTTGAGGCGTATAGATTCAAGGATGGAACTTATTGAAGCTTGGCGATGA
- the LOC110626484 gene encoding protein FANTASTIC FOUR 1 yields MAACGSLQHIFENPLPETAPLLESLSSWKQIKPVKPIQQSSFADIFGELHFKENSELLSSPPSFPVSCFSSPSSSCIDSIPHPATSKLDKLDSLDNEYESKKSPSQDFFSSTPKNHQYIGGHNNGESFSQRKYESLQLCTEGLGFESFDDVYFNNEINECWNDQEEKASITRHSTTQNLSGEIRRSRQNGRAFPPPISCIGKSGKPWVSFKSYRHDGRFVLKQVRIPSQELLHACREDGRLKLHFVQPSDEILEEEDGDEEVGGEGIYIEDTEQEENEETGNKNDEEDDR; encoded by the coding sequence ATGGCTGCCTGTGGAAGCCTTCAGCATATCTTCGAAAATCCATTACCAGAAACTGCTCCACTTCTTGAATCCCTCTCTTCTTGGAAGCAAATCAAGCCTGTAAAACCCATCCAGCAATCATCGTTCGCTGACATATTCGGTGAGCTTCATTTCAAAGAAAATTCTGAGTTACTTTCATCACCACCTTCGTTTCCTGTATCATGCTTCTCTTCCCCTTCCTCATCTTGTATAGATTCAATCCCACACCCTGCAACTTCAAAACTGGACAAACTTGATAGTTTAGATAATGAATATGAGAGCAAGAAGAGCCCATCACAGGACTTCTTTTCAAGCACACCAAAGAATCATCAATACATAGGTGGCCACAATAATGGCGAGAGCTTTTCACAAAGGAAATATGAGAGCTTGCAACTATGCACAGAAGGGCTTGGTTTTGAAAGCTTTGATGATGTTTACTTTAACAATGAGATAAACGAATGTTGGAATGACCAAGAAGAGAAAGCAAGCATTACAAGGCATTCAACAACACAGAATCTAAGTGGAGAAATCCGGCGGTCCAGGCAGAATGGCAGAGCATTCCCTCCGCCAATTTCATGCATAGGCAAGAGTGGAAAGCCTTGGGTTTCCTTCAAGTCTTATAGACATGATGGCAGGTTCGTGCTTAAGCAAGTAAGGATTCCTAGCCAAGAGCTTTTACATGCATGTAGAGAAGATGGCCGTTTAAAGCTGCACTTTGTTCAGCCAAGTGATGAAAttcttgaagaagaagatggtGATGAAGAGGTGGGGGGAGAAGGAATCTACATAGAAGATACTG
- the LOC110626482 gene encoding rho GTPase-activating protein 1 isoform X2 — protein MTEVLHSPSHFPSSPSTTFASNSSSCAPEATSLSCASPRQLPSIQGNGGGSGDTQEEEGSPVTFSDPDEDFVKAREKKQREQLSLLALVVTLFRKSLVACKSDRRELCAMEIGWPTNVRHVAHVTFDRFNGFLGLPVEFEPEVPRRAPSASQTVFGVSTESMQLSYDSRGNSVPMILLLMQRHLYAQGGLQAEGIFRINAENSQEEYVRDQLNRGVVPEGIDVHCLAGLIKAWFRELPTGVLDSLSPEQVMQCQTEEDCAELARRLPPIETALLDWAINLMADIVQQEHVNKMNARNIAMVFAPNMTQMADPLTALMYAVQVMNFLKTLILRTLRVRKDSMVEPTPISRLEPFDENGHQSSSQSCVEATIKDNEKTAQTFTAEEPVVESSCNYSQSNVITDGENHRYTISAEQLIAKGYQSCDAASQVDTFINESDAGIVNGLKIGVHARPGQSKVGQSSSSNLRKNPGKINRQQSILCMTMPIEKTAGLSNLRRIDSRMELIEAWR, from the exons ATGACTGAGGTCCTCCATTCCCCTTCTCATTTCCCTTCTTCACCAAGCACCACTTTTGCTTCTAATTCTTCTTCTTGCGCCCCTGAAGCAACTTCCTTATCCTGCGCATCTCCCAGGCAACTTCCTTCAATACAAGGTAATGGTGGCGGTAGTGGTGATACTCAGGAGGAGGAGGGTTCTCCGGTGACTTTCTCTGACCCAGATGAAGACTTTGTGAAGGCCAGAGAGAAGAAACAGAGGGAACAGCTTTCTTTGTTGGCTCTGGTCGTCACTCTGTTTAGGAAATCTTTGGTGGCTTGCAAGAGTGATAGAAGGGAGCTTTGTGCCATGGAGATCGGTTGGCCAACCAATGTTCGCCATGTGGCTCATGTTACCTTCGACAGGTTCAATGGTTTCCTGGGCTTGCCTGTGGAGTTCGAGCCTGAAGTGCCTAGGAGGGCTCCCAGTGCTAG TCAAACTGTCTTTGGAGTTTCAACAGAATCCATGCAGTTGTCTTATGACTCCAGAGGGAACAGTGTACCAATGATACTCTTGCTAATGCAAAGGCATTTGTATGCTCAGGGAGGCTTGCAG GCTGAAGGGATTTTCAGAATTAATGCAGAAAATAGTCAGGAAGAATATGTGAGGGATCAATTGAATAGAGGAGTGGTACCAGAAGGTATTGATGTACACTGTTTAGCAGGACTTATCAAG GCTTGGTTTAGAGAGCTCCCAACTGGAGTTCTCGATTCTCTGTCGCCTGAGCAAGTCATGCAATGCCAAACAGAAGAAGATTGTGCTGAGCTTGCTAGGCGTCTACCCCCTATAGAAACTGCCCTACTGGATTGGGCCATCAATCTGATGGCCGACATTGTCCAGCAAGAACATGTAAACAAGATGAATGCCCGCAACATAGCCATGGTTTTTGCACCAAACATGACTCAG ATGGCAGATCCTTTGACTGCACTAATGTATGCGGTTCAAGTGATGAACTTTCTCAAGACACTTATCTTAAGGACACTGCGAGTAAGAAAAGATTCCATGGTGGAGCCAACTCCTATTTCACGTCTTGAGCCGTTTGATGAGAATGGCCATCAGAGCTCTTCACAGTCCTGTGTGGAAGCTACTATAAAAGACAATGAAAAGACAGCACAAACTTTCACTGCTGAAGAACCTGTTGTTGAAAGTTCCTGCAACTATAGTCAAAGTAATGTCATAACCGATGGAGAAAATCACAGGTATACTATATCTGCTGAGCAGTTAATTGCCAAAGGATATCAATCTTGTGATGCTGCTTCTCAGGTCGATACATTTATCAACGAATCTGATGCTGGTATTGTCAATGGTCTAAAAATTGGTGTTCATGCAAGACCTGGGCAAAGCAAGGTTGGTCAATCAAGCAGTTCAAATCTCAGAAAGAATCCTGGTAAGATAAATAGGCAGCAATCTATACTGTGTATGACGATGCCTATTGAGAAGACAGCTGGACTTAGCAACTTGAGGCGTATAGATTCAAGGATGGAACTTATTGAAGCTTGGCGATGA
- the LOC110626482 gene encoding rho GTPase-activating protein 1 isoform X3: MTEVLHSPSHFPSSPSTTFASNSSSCAPEATSLSCASPRQLPSIQGNGGGSGDTQEEEGSPVTFSDPDEDFVKAREKKQREQLSLLALVVTLFRKSLVACKSDRRELCAMEIGWPTNVRHVAHVTFDRFNGFLGLPVEFEPEVPRRAPSASQTVFGVSTESMQLSYDSRGNSVPMILLLMQRHLYAQGGLQAEGIFRINAENSQEEYVRDQLNRGVVPEGIDVHCLAGLIKAWFRELPTGVLDSLSPEQVMQCQTEEDCAELARRLPPIETALLDWAINLMADIVQQEHVNKMNARNIAMVFAPNMTQVGAYVVLLGFELKCYLEKEELSMADPLTALMYAVQVMNFLKTLILRTLRVRKDSMVEPTPISRLEPFDENGHQSSSQSCVEATIKDNEKTAQTFTAEEPVVESSCNYSQSRYIYQRI, encoded by the exons ATGACTGAGGTCCTCCATTCCCCTTCTCATTTCCCTTCTTCACCAAGCACCACTTTTGCTTCTAATTCTTCTTCTTGCGCCCCTGAAGCAACTTCCTTATCCTGCGCATCTCCCAGGCAACTTCCTTCAATACAAGGTAATGGTGGCGGTAGTGGTGATACTCAGGAGGAGGAGGGTTCTCCGGTGACTTTCTCTGACCCAGATGAAGACTTTGTGAAGGCCAGAGAGAAGAAACAGAGGGAACAGCTTTCTTTGTTGGCTCTGGTCGTCACTCTGTTTAGGAAATCTTTGGTGGCTTGCAAGAGTGATAGAAGGGAGCTTTGTGCCATGGAGATCGGTTGGCCAACCAATGTTCGCCATGTGGCTCATGTTACCTTCGACAGGTTCAATGGTTTCCTGGGCTTGCCTGTGGAGTTCGAGCCTGAAGTGCCTAGGAGGGCTCCCAGTGCTAG TCAAACTGTCTTTGGAGTTTCAACAGAATCCATGCAGTTGTCTTATGACTCCAGAGGGAACAGTGTACCAATGATACTCTTGCTAATGCAAAGGCATTTGTATGCTCAGGGAGGCTTGCAG GCTGAAGGGATTTTCAGAATTAATGCAGAAAATAGTCAGGAAGAATATGTGAGGGATCAATTGAATAGAGGAGTGGTACCAGAAGGTATTGATGTACACTGTTTAGCAGGACTTATCAAG GCTTGGTTTAGAGAGCTCCCAACTGGAGTTCTCGATTCTCTGTCGCCTGAGCAAGTCATGCAATGCCAAACAGAAGAAGATTGTGCTGAGCTTGCTAGGCGTCTACCCCCTATAGAAACTGCCCTACTGGATTGGGCCATCAATCTGATGGCCGACATTGTCCAGCAAGAACATGTAAACAAGATGAATGCCCGCAACATAGCCATGGTTTTTGCACCAAACATGACTCAG GTTGGGGCTTATGTGGTACTTTTGGGCTTTGAACTAAAATGCTATTTAGAAAAGGAAGAATTATCC ATGGCAGATCCTTTGACTGCACTAATGTATGCGGTTCAAGTGATGAACTTTCTCAAGACACTTATCTTAAGGACACTGCGAGTAAGAAAAGATTCCATGGTGGAGCCAACTCCTATTTCACGTCTTGAGCCGTTTGATGAGAATGGCCATCAGAGCTCTTCACAGTCCTGTGTGGAAGCTACTATAAAAGACAATGAAAAGACAGCACAAACTTTCACTGCTGAAGAACCTGTTGTTGAAAGTTCCTGCAACTATAGTCAAA GTCGATACATTTATCAACGAATCTGA
- the LOC110625985 gene encoding 40S ribosomal protein S25, whose product MAPKKDKAPPPSSKPAKSGGGKQKKKKWSKGKQKEKVNNMVLFDQATYDKLLSEVPKYKLVTPSILSDRLRINGSLARRAIKDLMARGSIRMISAHASQQIYTRSTNT is encoded by the exons ATG GCGCCCAAGAAGGATAAGGCTCCACCTCCGTCCTCTAAGCCTGCCAAGTCTGGTGGagggaagcagaagaagaag AAATGGAGCAAGGGTAAGCAAAAGGAGAAGGTAAACAACATGGTTTTGTTCGATCAAGCCACATATGACAAACTTCTTTCGGAGGTTCCGAAGTATAAGCTCGTCACTCCTTCAATTTTGTCCGACAGATTGAGG ATTAATGGATCTCTGGCACGTAGAGCAATCAAGGATCTGATGGCAAGAGGTTCTATCAGGATGATTTCTGCTCATGCTAGCCAGCAAATTTACACCAGATCCACAAATACGTAG